A stretch of Rhododendron vialii isolate Sample 1 chromosome 4a, ASM3025357v1 DNA encodes these proteins:
- the LOC131322042 gene encoding uncharacterized protein LOC131322042, with the protein MWALIILGMEKPTKSRKKGGKAKEGGNAEENAADAVRRSWNQREEDALLNAMKEMVVKGERIENSFKSGYLRKVEGMLLVALPGTSIRASPHISSKLKVWKKNYYSVKAMRGSSGFGWNDSTHMIEVVDDKIWEDYYKTDNNASGLRFKSFPYYEDWCMIFGNDRATGEMAESAADMVENLDEASKEAGGDSTTVNTIDKSPEEQSKKKAKVSENILAGMNNFADKLGIYFERSDAKIEMLGSRMGYAHDLSKKRAEVNDALRKLPITVESRVLAGMAITQDAQKVDHFFSLDDEEKMIMVKKLCGEEVV; encoded by the exons ATGTGGGCATTGATTATATTAGGGATGGAGAAGCCTACTAAGTCTCGTAAGAAGGGAGGGAAGGCAAAGGAGGGAGGGAATGCCGAAGAAAACGCTGCTGATGCAGTTAGGCGTTCATGGAATCAAAGGGAGGAAGATGCACTTCTTAATGCAATGAAGGAAATGGTTGTCAAAGGTGAAAGAATTGAAAATTCTTTCAAGTCTGGCTATTTGAGGAAAGTTGAGGGAATGTTACTTGTGGCTTTGCCTGGCACTAGCATTCGTGCTAGTCCTCATATTTCGTCTAAGTTGaaggtttggaaaaaaaactattacTCTGTCAAGGCTATGCGTGGCTCTAGTGGGTTCGGATGGAATGACTCAACACATATGATAGAAGTAGTGGATGATAAAATTTGGGAGGACTACTACAAG ACAGACAATAATGCGTCAGGGCTAAGGTTCAAGTCATTCCCTTACTATGAAGATTGGTGCATGATTTTTGGGAATGACAGAGCAACGGGAGAGATGGCTGAGAGTGCAGCTGATATGGTTGAGAACTTAGATGAGGCTTCCAAGGAAGCCGGTGGTGATTCAACCACGGTGAACACAATTGACAAGTCACCTGAAGAGCAGTCAAAGAAAAAGGCTAAGGTTTCTGAGAACATCTTGGCTGGAATGAATAATTTCGCTGACAAGTTAGGGATATATTTTGAGAGGTCTGATGCTAAGATTGAGATGCTTGGAAGTAGGATGGGTTATGCACATGACCTCTCAAAGAAAAGAGCCGAAGTTAATGACGCACTTAGGAAACTTCCAATCACAGTTGAGTCTAGGGTCCTTGCCGGAATGGCAATCACCCAAGATGCACAAAAGGTTGATCACTTTTTCAGCCTTGATGATGAGGAAAAAATGATAATGGTGAAGAAGTTGTGCGGTGAAGAAGTTGTGTGA